In Streptomyces thermolilacinus SPC6, a single genomic region encodes these proteins:
- a CDS encoding vanadium-dependent haloperoxidase: MRKAAGRGSTAVLAALALMGVAGGQPAGQDALHPRQESTGSVIAEWAGRVSGTVDPEGVLRAPDEAVWHAYVSLAMYNAVVGVEGRYAPYRWQARAPQGASAEAAAATAAYQVLVTGFPKAGPALETAWKASLAKVPDGPAEQTGVAFGQRAARHIMKLRANDGRGASVPFPPDTAPGVWRPTPPQYEGFATAWIGRMRPFLMEEPSQFRPGPPPALTSSQYARDLAEVQAYGAKTGSLRSARQTETALFVARVEIQRALGDHAARHGFDITETARLYAVANTVITDAMITAWDSKLHYGTWRPITAIREADTDGNPATRADPTWEPLLTTPAHPDYLSGHATWAGALMRALEELFGTARVDLFIHSVGTGTTRHYEHAAHYVRDVVDARVWAGIHTRTADVVGSVTGEQMAAWSLKRYFQRT; this comes from the coding sequence ATGCGGAAAGCTGCGGGCAGAGGCAGTACGGCGGTCCTGGCGGCGTTGGCGCTGATGGGAGTGGCGGGCGGGCAGCCTGCCGGGCAGGACGCCCTCCACCCGCGCCAGGAGTCCACAGGGTCGGTGATCGCGGAGTGGGCCGGACGGGTGTCGGGGACCGTGGACCCGGAAGGGGTGCTGCGCGCCCCGGACGAGGCGGTATGGCACGCGTACGTGTCCCTGGCCATGTACAACGCGGTGGTCGGCGTCGAAGGCCGTTACGCCCCGTACCGCTGGCAGGCGCGCGCCCCGCAAGGCGCGTCGGCCGAAGCCGCTGCCGCGACGGCGGCGTACCAGGTGCTGGTGACCGGGTTCCCGAAGGCCGGTCCCGCGCTGGAGACGGCGTGGAAGGCGTCGCTGGCGAAGGTCCCGGACGGCCCGGCCGAACAGACGGGGGTGGCGTTCGGGCAGCGGGCGGCGAGGCACATCATGAAGCTGCGGGCGAACGACGGGCGCGGCGCCTCCGTGCCGTTCCCGCCCGACACGGCGCCCGGGGTGTGGCGGCCGACACCGCCCCAGTACGAGGGCTTCGCCACGGCGTGGATCGGCCGGATGCGCCCCTTCCTCATGGAGGAGCCCAGCCAGTTTCGCCCTGGGCCACCGCCCGCGCTGACGTCATCCCAGTACGCCAGGGACCTTGCGGAGGTGCAGGCGTACGGCGCGAAGACCGGCTCGCTCCGCAGCGCCCGCCAGACGGAGACGGCGCTGTTCGTGGCCCGCGTGGAAATCCAGCGGGCACTGGGCGACCACGCCGCACGGCATGGCTTCGACATCACCGAAACGGCTCGCCTGTACGCGGTCGCGAACACCGTCATCACGGACGCGATGATCACTGCCTGGGACTCCAAGCTGCACTACGGCACGTGGCGGCCGATCACCGCCATCCGCGAAGCGGACACGGACGGCAACCCGGCGACCCGCGCCGATCCGACGTGGGAGCCGCTCCTCACCACGCCCGCGCACCCCGACTACCTCAGCGGGCACGCCACTTGGGCAGGAGCGCTGATGCGGGCTCTCGAAGAGCTCTTCGGCACCGCCCGCGTCGACCTCTTCATCCACTCGGTCGGCACCGGCACCACCCGGCACTACGAGCACGCCGCGCACTACGTCCGTGACGTCGTCGACGCGCGTGTGTGGGCCGGTATCCACACCAGGACCGCGGACGTCGTCGGCAGCGTCACCGGTGAGCAGATGGCGGCATGGTCGCTCAAGCGGTACTTCCAGCGCACATGA
- a CDS encoding helix-turn-helix transcriptional regulator: MVGTPESHTGWTFITSHARVLAAIADNPNIRIRDIAAHCRLTERAVARIISDLEQDGYLSHTRAGRTNTYRIEPDKVLRHPAEAGLTVASLLSLLVRDETERTRTPAAPH, from the coding sequence ATGGTTGGAACACCTGAATCGCACACCGGATGGACGTTCATCACCAGCCACGCGCGTGTCCTGGCAGCCATCGCCGATAACCCGAACATCCGCATCCGTGACATCGCCGCCCACTGCCGGCTCACGGAGCGCGCCGTCGCTCGGATCATCTCCGACCTCGAGCAGGACGGATACCTCTCCCACACGCGCGCAGGACGCACGAACACGTACCGCATCGAACCCGACAAGGTGCTGCGCCACCCGGCCGAAGCGGGACTCACCGTGGCCTCCTTGCTTTCCCTCCTCGTGCGCGACGAGACCGAACGCACCAGGACACCGGCCGCCCCGCACTGA
- a CDS encoding VOC family protein, whose protein sequence is MTQYPQLLHTVLDTTRPRELAEFYRLLLGLTYRPGDEPPEDGTPDRPEWLVLRTSDGTNQLAFQRVERLPRTTWPAHDVPMQAHLDLTVPDSAELTRQRRRAEELGAELLLDRYDDPDEPLYVFADPSGHPFCIFVRTPA, encoded by the coding sequence ATGACCCAGTACCCCCAGTTGCTGCACACCGTGCTCGACACGACCAGGCCCCGGGAGCTGGCCGAGTTCTACCGGCTCCTGCTCGGGCTGACGTACCGCCCCGGCGACGAACCGCCGGAGGACGGCACGCCCGACCGGCCCGAATGGCTCGTCCTGCGCACCTCCGACGGGACGAACCAGCTCGCCTTCCAGCGGGTCGAACGCCTGCCCCGGACGACGTGGCCCGCGCACGACGTCCCCATGCAGGCGCACCTCGACCTCACCGTCCCGGACTCGGCCGAGCTGACCAGGCAGCGGCGACGGGCGGAGGAACTGGGTGCGGAACTGCTGCTCGACCGGTACGACGACCCGGACGAGCCGCTCTACGTCTTCGCCGATCCGTCGGGTCACCCCTTCTGCATCTTCGTGCGGACGCCGGCCTGA
- a CDS encoding GntR family transcriptional regulator codes for MLFRVLASSPVPLGEQIAACVRGAIAEGTAAPGERLPPAREVAESLGVNVHTVLRGYQRLRDEGLIELRRGRGAVITAAPGIADRARLTEAVRGLITQAREFGLTDQELLSMVHNCLSGAPVTPPPRG; via the coding sequence ATGCTGTTCCGGGTACTTGCGAGCTCTCCCGTGCCGTTGGGCGAGCAGATCGCCGCCTGTGTGCGAGGTGCGATCGCCGAAGGCACGGCGGCGCCGGGTGAACGACTGCCGCCTGCTCGCGAGGTCGCCGAGTCGCTGGGTGTCAACGTGCACACCGTTCTGCGTGGTTACCAGCGACTGCGTGACGAGGGCCTGATCGAGCTGCGCCGCGGCCGGGGCGCGGTGATCACCGCGGCACCCGGCATCGCGGACCGGGCCCGGCTCACCGAGGCCGTGCGGGGCCTCATCACCCAGGCACGCGAGTTCGGTCTCACCGACCAGGAACTCCTGTCCATGGTGCACAACTGCCTGTCCGGCGCGCCCGTCACACCGCCCCCGAGGGGCTGA
- a CDS encoding DUF1648 domain-containing protein yields the protein MRRCAPTAVPFGLATAVYVGVFLLSYDRLPGRIAIHFSGDGGADGFTSRVAALWSGAGLLAGLGLLFTVLTLVSKESPGARMTAAVGAGTAVTLGYPLVLTVLANTDVEDPSAVHLPMWHMAVLLLAGVVTGALTWWLTSGAPPRETARPTPVLVLAEGEAAAWSRTVISRAVLFPAGFVVLGGLLALMFGSWQAGLLPLALGFLCAPFSAVRVTVDRHGLTVASTVVPRPRLTVPLGTIVSADSVQVDAMGDFGGWGYRVRPNRRGVVLRSGEALSVRTAGGRVYVITVDDSTTAAALLNGLVHRHAEGA from the coding sequence ATGCGCAGGTGCGCCCCGACAGCCGTTCCGTTCGGCCTTGCCACCGCCGTCTACGTCGGTGTCTTTCTGCTGAGCTACGACCGACTGCCCGGGCGGATCGCCATCCACTTCTCGGGGGATGGCGGGGCTGACGGTTTCACGAGCCGGGTCGCCGCACTGTGGTCCGGCGCCGGCCTGCTCGCCGGTCTCGGGCTGTTGTTCACCGTGCTGACGCTGGTCTCCAAGGAGAGCCCGGGGGCGCGGATGACCGCCGCGGTCGGCGCCGGCACGGCGGTCACGCTCGGCTATCCGCTGGTCCTCACCGTGCTCGCCAACACGGACGTCGAGGACCCCTCCGCGGTACACCTTCCGATGTGGCATATGGCCGTGCTCCTGCTCGCGGGCGTGGTCACCGGGGCCCTGACCTGGTGGCTGACGAGCGGTGCCCCGCCGCGCGAGACCGCGCGGCCGACGCCCGTGCTCGTTCTGGCCGAGGGGGAAGCCGCGGCGTGGAGCCGCACCGTCATCTCGCGCGCAGTGCTGTTTCCGGCCGGCTTCGTCGTACTCGGCGGGCTGCTCGCGCTGATGTTCGGCTCCTGGCAGGCGGGACTGCTGCCGCTCGCCCTCGGCTTCCTGTGCGCACCGTTCTCGGCCGTCCGCGTGACCGTCGACCGGCATGGTCTCACTGTCGCCTCCACGGTCGTGCCCAGGCCCCGGCTCACCGTGCCGCTCGGCACCATCGTGAGCGCCGACAGCGTCCAGGTCGACGCCATGGGGGACTTCGGCGGCTGGGGCTACCGGGTACGCCCGAACCGACGGGGCGTGGTGCTGCGCTCCGGGGAGGCACTCTCGGTCCGCACGGCGGGGGGACGCGTATACGTCATCACCGTCGATGACTCCACGACCGCGGCCGCCCTGCTCAACGGTCTGGTGCACCGCCACGCGGAAGGAGCGTGA
- a CDS encoding STAS domain-containing protein, translated as MPWDEAVMPTLCRHTAGTPLPGDPGERASQGVGVVRYESRGTCVIAARGDCDLHSITPLATALKAASEEHSKVVLDASGITFADSAFLNLLILTHRTAALRLVAPSPQVRRLFEITGVDTLLEILDTVEEAVVS; from the coding sequence GTGCCCTGGGATGAGGCCGTCATGCCCACCCTCTGCCGCCACACCGCCGGTACACCTCTGCCGGGCGACCCCGGCGAGCGCGCCTCGCAGGGCGTCGGCGTGGTGCGGTACGAGTCACGTGGTACCTGTGTGATCGCCGCTCGGGGCGACTGCGACCTGCACTCGATCACGCCCCTGGCGACGGCACTGAAGGCCGCGTCCGAGGAGCACTCCAAGGTCGTCCTGGACGCCTCGGGCATCACCTTCGCGGACTCGGCCTTCTTGAACCTGCTGATCCTCACCCACCGCACGGCCGCCCTGCGCCTGGTCGCGCCCTCGCCCCAGGTGCGCAGGCTCTTCGAGATCACCGGAGTGGACACCCTCCTGGAGATCCTGGACACGGTCGAGGAGGCCGTGGTCTCCTGA
- a CDS encoding LysR family transcriptional regulator, protein MKDLDLLATFLEIYRRGSLTRAAGALGVSQPAVSGQLARLEQQMGGPLFIRSRGGAHPTDLAHELARRVGPHLDGLRQALDRDGDAADLRATVRLGAPAEFTTARLLPAVAGLTRQGLRLRFTLDQAEPLLTLLSEGRLDLVVSSVRPPVAMRGLAAMPYIDEEFVLVGTPTAARSLDRQRLKDDPVAALAYLPLVAYAEELPIIRRYWRSEFGRRPPNPVALVVPDLRSVLAAVAADTGISVLPRYLVEAALHAGSLEQLHRSPVPPLNTLYLVTRSGSVQPAVHHLQRHLVEHAATWGSL, encoded by the coding sequence GTGAAGGACCTGGACCTGCTGGCCACCTTCCTGGAGATCTACCGCCGGGGATCGCTGACGAGGGCCGCCGGGGCACTGGGGGTGTCCCAGCCGGCTGTCAGTGGGCAACTGGCGCGACTCGAGCAGCAGATGGGCGGCCCGCTGTTCATCCGCTCTCGTGGTGGAGCCCACCCCACCGACCTGGCCCATGAACTGGCCCGCCGCGTGGGTCCTCACCTGGACGGTCTGCGGCAGGCTCTCGACAGGGACGGCGATGCGGCGGACCTGCGGGCCACCGTGCGGCTCGGGGCGCCGGCCGAGTTCACGACCGCCCGGCTTCTGCCCGCCGTGGCCGGGCTGACCCGCCAGGGCCTGCGCCTGCGCTTCACGCTGGACCAGGCCGAACCCCTGCTCACGCTCCTGTCCGAGGGCCGGCTCGACCTGGTGGTCTCCTCGGTCCGGCCGCCGGTGGCCATGCGCGGCCTGGCCGCGATGCCGTACATCGACGAGGAGTTCGTCCTGGTCGGCACCCCAACGGCGGCCCGCTCCCTTGACCGGCAGCGCCTCAAGGACGACCCGGTCGCCGCGCTCGCGTACCTGCCGCTGGTCGCCTACGCGGAGGAACTGCCCATCATCCGCCGGTACTGGCGTAGCGAGTTCGGGCGCCGCCCGCCCAACCCGGTGGCCCTGGTCGTGCCCGACCTGCGGTCCGTGCTGGCCGCGGTGGCCGCCGACACGGGCATCTCGGTCCTTCCCCGCTACCTGGTGGAAGCCGCCCTCCACGCCGGTTCGCTGGAGCAGCTCCACCGCAGCCCCGTGCCGCCGCTCAACACCCTGTACCTGGTCACCCGCTCCGGGTCCGTCCAGCCCGCCGTGCACCACCTTCAACGCCACCTGGTCGAGCACGCCGCCACGTGGGGCTCCCTGTGA
- a CDS encoding AAA family ATPase, giving the protein MIIEHAYAHLPSYREETWPWSVPCVRQLLDEGLRFTAPVTFLVGENGSGKSTLVEALAEGFGLDSYGGSHDWRYASPRGKSALGECMRFDAASGRGRRMVTSWSARKGFFLRAETALDALGREGFSPDHVSHGEGFLAAFRGKFLHPGLYVLDEPEAALSFSSCLELIGHIDRLAREGGQVICATHSPLLTALPGAEIIEVGEHGMRQVAWRELGIVDHWRRYLTDPHAYLRHIVEP; this is encoded by the coding sequence GTGATTATCGAACACGCGTATGCCCACCTCCCTTCGTACCGCGAGGAGACCTGGCCTTGGTCTGTGCCCTGCGTCCGGCAGCTGCTCGACGAGGGGCTGCGGTTCACCGCGCCGGTGACCTTTCTGGTCGGTGAGAACGGTTCGGGAAAGTCGACCCTGGTCGAGGCGCTGGCGGAGGGGTTCGGCCTGGACTCCTACGGCGGCTCCCACGACTGGCGCTACGCTTCCCCGCGCGGCAAGTCGGCCCTCGGTGAGTGCATGAGATTCGACGCCGCCTCGGGGCGCGGGCGCCGCATGGTCACCAGCTGGTCGGCCCGCAAGGGATTCTTCCTGCGTGCCGAGACCGCGCTCGACGCCCTGGGCAGGGAGGGCTTCTCGCCGGACCATGTCAGCCATGGTGAGGGCTTTCTCGCGGCGTTCCGCGGCAAGTTCCTCCACCCCGGGCTCTATGTGCTCGACGAGCCGGAGGCCGCGCTCTCCTTCTCTTCGTGCCTCGAGCTGATCGGGCACATCGACCGGTTGGCCAGGGAGGGCGGCCAGGTCATCTGCGCCACGCACTCCCCGTTGCTGACCGCACTGCCGGGCGCCGAGATCATCGAGGTCGGTGAGCACGGTATGCGGCAGGTGGCCTGGCGGGAGCTCGGCATCGTGGATCACTGGCGCCGCTACCTCACCGACCCGCACGCCTATCTGCGGCACATCGTCGAACCCTAG